The genomic stretch ACCTGTGAATAGCCGAGTGCTCTTTCACACTTTTTCACAAATTGTATCTCTGAGGACTAATCTAAATCGTTCATGTTTGATGTTTGCATGCTGATTTTGTTAATGACACAGAGTGTACTTTAATGGCACAGTCACCATGGACCAATCTAGGATTAACTGCTTTACTCAAGGTTACGATGGTCATACAAAGTTGTAATTTACATTAAGTGGCTCAGGTTAAAGCACTCCTAGGATTGATCTAGAAACCTTTAATTTTGCAGACCAAATTCTTAAAACTTACAACAgaacttttaaataaagtatgCAAAAAGCTATCAATATAAAATATTGGTTTATATAAATTTCAGACCTCATTAATTTGAAgctaacattttattgtgtagttTATGAAGATTACATGCAAGAGGCTGTTGAATGGTCTACTAAACAAACAGATTTTTAGCAACATCTCCCCAGAAGGCAAAACTATTATATCACATGAATTGCTTTCAAAAGTTTTAGCAGCACATAAAAGTTTGTGGTATCTTTGCAAATTGTCGCATAGGAAAGGTCCACATAGATTTATTACTTAggtattttatgttttaattaacAGATTTTGAAACATTGCCAGCATGCCTTGAGCAAAATTCGATTGCATTTAAGAAAACCAACATTATTTAAGTTGAAAGGTTTGTTACACTGATGCATTATAACTACATTATAACTTTTTTCATAATGCATCaccatttttaaaagcattgcatttttaaaagcaaGCATGCATCACAATTTTTAAAAGCTGACAGaattattaaaatcattaaattaagAATAAGTGCATTATTATGCATAGAGCTCTATCAAATATGTTATTATTCAGTGTGCTGAATTAATAAGAATAGCATTAATTTTACTCTGACAAATTGATTAAAATTAATTGCAATTTTAGGAAGAAAGTTCTATTAGATTAGACATTTAAGGTTATCTATGAAATGTTAAAGCACAGAAatgtgtttaatgtgtttatatttactcaTGTTAGAATGTTATACTACAGTACTGTGAAATGTAATTTAAAGTACTCATGAAGATGCTGTTATCATTATGTTTAAAGACAAATTCTAAACTGAAATAAAGACTTACATGATATGAATTAAACTGTGGGTGATTTAAACATCAGTAGAATTTTGTCTTCTCTTATTTAAGGTCTATTAGAATGCAGACTTAATTTTTAAGAGTAAACAGAAATTTCCATTATCCAATATCCAGCACCTCTAATTGATGCTCTAGTGCTTTATCACCCACAAACAATTGCTTACTTCAGGCTACATCTGGAACATGTAATAGACAGATCTATAATTTCCTGTGGTAATTGTCCAATTGACTTTCAATGACGTCATTTATGTGTGAGTTTGATGAAGTAGAGGAGCCCTTATGTGAGTTTGTAAATGACATTCTCTGTCAACCAGCGTGACCTGTGAACTTTTACGGATCCACAAGAACCCCCAAATCTAATCTTTTTTTATAATGCTGACCTATTTGTTATTTATTGTgtatttaaatgtcattttaaaatatgattttttttgttatacCAGGGGCCAGTGAACCCTTAAGAGGTTGTTGCTGTAGACCTGTGGAGTAGAAATTGCCATTTaatactcattaaaaaaaatatctgaCCAAGGCAATAAAGCAGAATAACACATAAAAGGTTCAAATCAGCAATAATGCGTGTTAAAGTTTGCATGGAGCAGAACCATATTGGAAATTATGGAAATCACACAGGAACAGATTTGGGTTGTTTTGGTTATTAATTGACCTAAAACGACAGTAGGCTACATATAAATAATAGTTAGAGTACATGTGGTTTTCATCAAAGCAACTGCTGATGTGTGTAATATTGTAACTATAATATTGTAACTAATAAGTAGAAGATGATGTGTGGGCAAATTACCTCCGTCATTTTATGCCTGAAGCTTACGTCAGACTGCATGACATCATTGGGATTCACAGTTTAAAGTTGTGAGTGGCAGTCATTTTCCAACAGAGCAGGTGAACCTCATGTTGGCTACTGGGGTGCTGCTTGCTAAACCAACGACGATTATTTCAAGCTCCAACATCCGTAAAAGTGACCGGCTCCTCGGTACTTTTTGAGTCGTCGTCTTGAACCAtcattcttttttctctttaaaaaaaaagcatTTATCCATTCAACACTACGGTGGACATTTCCAAAGAAGACTTAAAAGAGGTAAACTTACGGAGAGAAACTAGACATAACTAAAAGTAGTCTAAAAGTTTTTGAGATAAATGTTGCTCCTCAATATTGTGCTGCTGATACTGTTAACAACTACTGACAATCTCACGCAGACAAGAGCATCATGCGTACGCTTTTTCATTGATGTGTTTGCGCGTTACAAAAgctttatatataattatttgttTATCTGCAAAATGGCAAGATTTAAACATGCTGTACAATATGAGCacgtgtttattttgttttttattttattttgcgtTTATAGCTCATGGCGTTAATGATGAAGTGCTGGTTGACTGTGGCTTTGAGCGCTTGTCTCGTGCTGACGGTTCGAGCTGAATGCGACAGAGAGTGCGCGCTCTGCGTCTATCGTCTGTTCCGTGAACAGAGAGAAAGCGACACACTGGTGAGTTTCATCTCCGCAATTACCCTACTGAGgcattaaataattaaatgcagTTTTTTGCCATTTATTGGCAATTTAATATTTTCTCTTAAAACTAACAACGAAAAACAGGAGCCTAAATAAAAGTAATTGGCAACACTACGAGGTTGCATGTGTTAGTTATAACTACATTTAggatgaactaacaatgaacaggtagcatgttttttgtttgttgttttttttttttgcttaagcTATATTGTATTTGTCAAATGAtacattattaataaaattGTCAGCAACATCACTTGTTTGGATTTATTAAAataagcttttttttttttaaacagttttctCTGTATTTACTATGTTTAGTCATTACTATTAGAGATTATGAGCTATGATTTTTTACACTGCCAgagaaaattgtcaaaatatgttccCATGGGGCTTACAAAAAAGTAGcatacagctttgcacctaagagTTCCTACCTCAGAGATACAtcaaagagtgcacattagtacctcaaaggtattGGAGCCAGATGTAAACTTATCTGTATCTACGGAGGAccattttaaagggtactggcccagtgacagctgaggtacatattttgaccagtCTATGAATTGAAATGCAATTTGAAGTAATTACAGTGGCTCTGTTTATGTGAATTGATAAGGCTATTAagaattgtttaaaaatgaatttgTGTGCCCTCTGGTGGATCAGTGTTCCTTTTATTAATAGTCTTTCTCTGCCCCCCCTCCAGACTTGCACATTAGAGTGTGAAGGGACTGTGGACTTGAGAAAACTGGAAATCTGCAAAGACATCCTTACTGAAGGGGAGCGTCTTGCCATCAGCAACGTCAATCAAGAAGACAGCACAGACCATCTTCTTACCAAGAAATATGGGGGCTTCATGAAGCGTTATGGGGGCTTCATGATTAAGAAGTCTGCAGAAGAAATTGGCACAGGGGGCCAATCTGAAAGTGACGCCACAGAGACCATTAGTAAGAAATATGGAGGCTTTATGAAGAAGGACAGGGCAGAGGGCAGAGCTGAAGACCAACAGGTGGGACTGCTGAGAGATATTCTCAATATCGGCCTTAGCTCAGAGTCAGAAGACAGACCTTACGAAGAGGTTGCCAAACGCTACGGGGGCTTTATGAGAAGTGTACAGGGGAACAGCGGTCTAGGAGAGGCAGTAAAAGACCTGCACAAACGGTATGGCGGGTTTATGCGCCGAGTGGGCAGGCCTGATTGGTTGGATAATCAGAAAAGCAATGGGTTTCCGAAACGCACTTGGGAGGACGGAGGCGAGACAGCACTGCCCGACTTGCAGAAGAGATATGGGGGATTCATGGATTAGAATGTGGTACAACAGATTAAAAATGGACATCCATCCAAAAGAACCTATTCCTACTTTGTGTAGAGCTTGCACTGTACCAATTTAATGTGATGCTGTTTTAatttctatttatttttgtcttaattttgCTGAAGAATGTTTATTCATAATGTACAACATACATTTGTGTTCTCAGTGACttgtttgtgtaaaaaaatcatcatttacatttttcctcTGTACTTGCAATGCAATCAAACATCAGATGAAACATATGGATAAAGATGCCACAGAGTGTTAGGTCTTGCCATTTAATGAGCATTAATGGGTACACCACCACAAATGAAACTTTTGACAGTGTTGCTTTGTTTTTTTGAGATCCGGTCACTCATTGAGCATTGTAGAAGAGGTTTAATCTCCGGTCTACCATCAGCACTCAATATAATGATTAATGCATTTCTTTTTAACCGCTTTTGTTCTTGTTTAAATCAAAGCAACATTTCTGAGCAAAGCTGTACAGAATACAATAAATTCATCTTATTGCAGAAATTAAATGTCTCTGCTTCTGAAAGATTTTATTTTCGTAATATCTCTTCTTAAGTAGAGCTTGATGCAGGACAACTTTTGTCCTACTTAAACCTTTATCAGGGTTCTTTTTATTATGTCGTAATAAAAACTATATAAGTAAGCAAGTAATAAACCAGAAAGTGTTTGAAATGCACAATCCCCAATGCAAAAtggtattaaagggatagttcacccaaaaatgaaaattctgtcatcatttactcactctcatgtggttacaatttttttgtcctgatgaacacaaatgtagatattttaggaaatatttgtaatcaaacagtatgagccccattcacttccatagtattcttttttgctactattgaaatgaatgggGATCATAAATGATTTGGTTAcatacatttctcaa from Paramisgurnus dabryanus chromosome 6, PD_genome_1.1, whole genome shotgun sequence encodes the following:
- the penka gene encoding proenkephalin a — translated: MALMMKCWLTVALSACLVLTVRAECDRECALCVYRLFREQRESDTLTCTLECEGTVDLRKLEICKDILTEGERLAISNVNQEDSTDHLLTKKYGGFMKRYGGFMIKKSAEEIGTGGQSESDATETISKKYGGFMKKDRAEGRAEDQQVGLLRDILNIGLSSESEDRPYEEVAKRYGGFMRSVQGNSGLGEAVKDLHKRYGGFMRRVGRPDWLDNQKSNGFPKRTWEDGGETALPDLQKRYGGFMD